Proteins found in one Macaca nemestrina isolate mMacNem1 chromosome 4, mMacNem.hap1, whole genome shotgun sequence genomic segment:
- the LOC105475436 gene encoding transmembrane protein 243 isoform X2, with translation MTDQDRIINLVVGSLTSLLILVTLISAFVFPQLPPKPLNIFFAVCISLSSITACILIYWYRQGDLEPKFRKLIYYIIFSIIMLCICANLYFHDVGR, from the exons ATGACTGACCAG gaTCGAATCATCAATTTAGTTGTTGGCAGTTTAACATCCTTATTGATTCTA GTAACGCTGATCAGTGCTTTTGTTTTCCCTCAACTACCTCCAAAACCGTTGAATATATTCTTTGCTGTCTGCATCTCTTTGAGTAGTATTACTGCCTGCATACTT atCTACTGGTATCGACAAGGAGACTTAGAACCAAAATTTAGAAAGCTAATATACTATATCATATTTTCTATCATCATGTTGTGTATATGTGCAAACCTGTACTTCCATGATGTGGGAAGGTGA